One genomic window of Chelonoidis abingdonii isolate Lonesome George chromosome 5, CheloAbing_2.0, whole genome shotgun sequence includes the following:
- the IL15 gene encoding interleukin-15 isoform X3 — translation MGFLDCAGLCGPPLQIHGHLCDVGKPGADSYQVCRPQLSTDKFIAGNQTSSPILVMFKKTHLRSICLHYQQYLILKRHFLSFLNNATGITIFILCCISAYLPGIEAERRRWEAVIDDLHEIKYTSDSIDACLYTAYTDKPDECEVQVMECFLLELKVISQECEIRKGCKIKQYVRNVLANVKANLPKNTSLPTSPNRNKITCKQCEEYEERNFIKFIETFEEFAKHKLKFLLHVPK, via the exons ATGGGATTCCTGGATTGCGCAG GCCTCTGTGGACCACCATTACAGATTCATGGACACCTATGTGATGTTGGTAAACCAGGTGCCGACTCTTACCAAGTCTGTAggcctcagctgagcactgacaaattcatagctggaaaccagaccagctcacccATCTTAGTAATGTTCAAG AAAACACACCTGAGAAGTATTTGTCTCCACTACCAGCAGTATCTTATTCTGAAGAGACATTTTCTCAGCTTTTTAAATAATGCAACTGGAATAACCATCTTCATTCTTTg CTGCATCAGTGCATATCTACCAGGAATAGAAGCTGAAAGAAGAAGGTGGGAGGCAGTTATAGATGATTTGCATGAGATTAAATACACATCTGAT AGCATCGATGCCTGTTTATACACCGCATATACAGACAAGCCA gaTGAGTGCGAAGTACAAGTGATGGAATGCTTTTTGTTAGAGTTGAAAGTGATTTCCCAGGAATGTGAAATCAGAAAAGGATGTAAAATCAAACAGTACGTGCGCAATGTGCTGGCAAATGTAAAGGCAAATTTACCAAAGAATACAAGTTTACCGACCAGTCCG aacagGAATAAAATAACATGCAAACAATGTGAAGAGTACGAAGAAAGAAATTTTATTAAATTTATAGAGACTTTCGAAGAGTTTGCAAAACACAAGCTGAAATTTTTACTGCACGTTCCTAAATAG
- the IL15 gene encoding interleukin-15 isoform X1, which produces MATMELYWSTALARDSGLCGPPLQIHGHLCDVGKPGADSYQVCRPQLSTDKFIAGNQTSSPILVMFKKTHLRSICLHYQQYLILKRHFLSFLNNATGITIFILCCISAYLPGIEAERRRWEAVIDDLHEIKYTSDSIDACLYTAYTDKPDECEVQVMECFLLELKVISQECEIRKGCKIKQYVRNVLANVKANLPKNTSLPTSPNRNKITCKQCEEYEERNFIKFIETFEEFAKHKLKFLLHVPK; this is translated from the exons GCCTCTGTGGACCACCATTACAGATTCATGGACACCTATGTGATGTTGGTAAACCAGGTGCCGACTCTTACCAAGTCTGTAggcctcagctgagcactgacaaattcatagctggaaaccagaccagctcacccATCTTAGTAATGTTCAAG AAAACACACCTGAGAAGTATTTGTCTCCACTACCAGCAGTATCTTATTCTGAAGAGACATTTTCTCAGCTTTTTAAATAATGCAACTGGAATAACCATCTTCATTCTTTg CTGCATCAGTGCATATCTACCAGGAATAGAAGCTGAAAGAAGAAGGTGGGAGGCAGTTATAGATGATTTGCATGAGATTAAATACACATCTGAT AGCATCGATGCCTGTTTATACACCGCATATACAGACAAGCCA gaTGAGTGCGAAGTACAAGTGATGGAATGCTTTTTGTTAGAGTTGAAAGTGATTTCCCAGGAATGTGAAATCAGAAAAGGATGTAAAATCAAACAGTACGTGCGCAATGTGCTGGCAAATGTAAAGGCAAATTTACCAAAGAATACAAGTTTACCGACCAGTCCG aacagGAATAAAATAACATGCAAACAATGTGAAGAGTACGAAGAAAGAAATTTTATTAAATTTATAGAGACTTTCGAAGAGTTTGCAAAACACAAGCTGAAATTTTTACTGCACGTTCCTAAATAG
- the IL15 gene encoding interleukin-15 isoform X6 produces MATMELYWSTALARDSGLCGPPLQIHGHLCDVGKPGADSYQVCRPQLSTDKFIAGNQTSSPILVMFKKTHLRSICLHYQQYLILKRHFLSFLNNATGITIFILCCISAYLPGIEAERRRWEAVIDDLHEIKYTSDSIDACLYTAYTDKPNRNKITCKQCEEYEERNFIKFIETFEEFAKHKLKFLLHVPK; encoded by the exons GCCTCTGTGGACCACCATTACAGATTCATGGACACCTATGTGATGTTGGTAAACCAGGTGCCGACTCTTACCAAGTCTGTAggcctcagctgagcactgacaaattcatagctggaaaccagaccagctcacccATCTTAGTAATGTTCAAG AAAACACACCTGAGAAGTATTTGTCTCCACTACCAGCAGTATCTTATTCTGAAGAGACATTTTCTCAGCTTTTTAAATAATGCAACTGGAATAACCATCTTCATTCTTTg CTGCATCAGTGCATATCTACCAGGAATAGAAGCTGAAAGAAGAAGGTGGGAGGCAGTTATAGATGATTTGCATGAGATTAAATACACATCTGAT AGCATCGATGCCTGTTTATACACCGCATATACAGACAAGCCA aacagGAATAAAATAACATGCAAACAATGTGAAGAGTACGAAGAAAGAAATTTTATTAAATTTATAGAGACTTTCGAAGAGTTTGCAAAACACAAGCTGAAATTTTTACTGCACGTTCCTAAATAG
- the IL15 gene encoding interleukin-15 isoform X4 has product MATMELYWSTALARDSGLCGPPLQIHGHLCDVGKPGADSYQVCRPQLSTDKFIAGNQTSSPILVMFKKTHLRSICLHYQQYLILKRHFLSFLNNATGITIFILCCISAYLPGIEAERRRWEAVIDDLHEIKYTSDSIDACLYTAYTDKPDECEVQVMECFLLELKVISQECEIRKGCKIKQYVRNVLANVKANLPKNTSLPTSPE; this is encoded by the exons GCCTCTGTGGACCACCATTACAGATTCATGGACACCTATGTGATGTTGGTAAACCAGGTGCCGACTCTTACCAAGTCTGTAggcctcagctgagcactgacaaattcatagctggaaaccagaccagctcacccATCTTAGTAATGTTCAAG AAAACACACCTGAGAAGTATTTGTCTCCACTACCAGCAGTATCTTATTCTGAAGAGACATTTTCTCAGCTTTTTAAATAATGCAACTGGAATAACCATCTTCATTCTTTg CTGCATCAGTGCATATCTACCAGGAATAGAAGCTGAAAGAAGAAGGTGGGAGGCAGTTATAGATGATTTGCATGAGATTAAATACACATCTGAT AGCATCGATGCCTGTTTATACACCGCATATACAGACAAGCCA gaTGAGTGCGAAGTACAAGTGATGGAATGCTTTTTGTTAGAGTTGAAAGTGATTTCCCAGGAATGTGAAATCAGAAAAGGATGTAAAATCAAACAGTACGTGCGCAATGTGCTGGCAAATGTAAAGGCAAATTTACCAAAGAATACAAGTTTACCGACCAGTCCG GAATAA
- the IL15 gene encoding interleukin-15 isoform X2 — protein MLSLQTRFQTCLCGPPLQIHGHLCDVGKPGADSYQVCRPQLSTDKFIAGNQTSSPILVMFKKTHLRSICLHYQQYLILKRHFLSFLNNATGITIFILCCISAYLPGIEAERRRWEAVIDDLHEIKYTSDSIDACLYTAYTDKPDECEVQVMECFLLELKVISQECEIRKGCKIKQYVRNVLANVKANLPKNTSLPTSPNRNKITCKQCEEYEERNFIKFIETFEEFAKHKLKFLLHVPK, from the exons GCCTCTGTGGACCACCATTACAGATTCATGGACACCTATGTGATGTTGGTAAACCAGGTGCCGACTCTTACCAAGTCTGTAggcctcagctgagcactgacaaattcatagctggaaaccagaccagctcacccATCTTAGTAATGTTCAAG AAAACACACCTGAGAAGTATTTGTCTCCACTACCAGCAGTATCTTATTCTGAAGAGACATTTTCTCAGCTTTTTAAATAATGCAACTGGAATAACCATCTTCATTCTTTg CTGCATCAGTGCATATCTACCAGGAATAGAAGCTGAAAGAAGAAGGTGGGAGGCAGTTATAGATGATTTGCATGAGATTAAATACACATCTGAT AGCATCGATGCCTGTTTATACACCGCATATACAGACAAGCCA gaTGAGTGCGAAGTACAAGTGATGGAATGCTTTTTGTTAGAGTTGAAAGTGATTTCCCAGGAATGTGAAATCAGAAAAGGATGTAAAATCAAACAGTACGTGCGCAATGTGCTGGCAAATGTAAAGGCAAATTTACCAAAGAATACAAGTTTACCGACCAGTCCG aacagGAATAAAATAACATGCAAACAATGTGAAGAGTACGAAGAAAGAAATTTTATTAAATTTATAGAGACTTTCGAAGAGTTTGCAAAACACAAGCTGAAATTTTTACTGCACGTTCCTAAATAG